A single genomic interval of Pseudochaenichthys georgianus chromosome 3, fPseGeo1.2, whole genome shotgun sequence harbors:
- the dagla gene encoding diacylglycerol lipase-alpha isoform X2 — MPGMVMFRRRWSVGSDDLVLPALFLFLLHCIWLVVLSVVLFGLPYGSEQSCSVTLVDHGRGYLGILVSCLICESAIMWLSMRGSILYTQPREAVQYVIYIRLAILLVEFVYAVVGIAWLVQYYQPCSDVTAKNLALGIVACNWLVIFSVCITLMCTFDPTGRTFVKLKATRRRQRNLTTYTLRHRLEEGQASSWSRRLKFFMCCTRAQDTQSDAYSEVASLFAEFFRDLDIVPSDIIAGLVLLRQRQRSKRSSILDQGNNDILAFLSGMPVTRNTRYLDLKNSVEMNMYKDVCYYMLFALAAYGWPMYLMRKPVCGLCRLASSCPCMSVSSSRMTQAVTVEEDNCCSCNVLAIRRHFLDRDLKQVQIVYTSCHDAVYETPFFVAVDHAKKKVVISIRGTLSPKDALTDLTGDSERLPVEEQHGTWLGHKGMVFSAEYIKKKLEQEMILSQAFGRDLNKGTMHYGLVIVGHSLGAGTAAILSFLLRPQYPTLHCYSYSPPGGLFSEDAMEYSKEFVTSVVLGKDLVPRLGLSQLEGFRRHLLEVLQKSNKPKWRIIAGGTKCIPKSELPVEDDDPQSQPAAPPSSRLWLHPSDLSIALSASTPLYPPGRIIHVVHNHPPEACCGQEEPTYSALWGDNKAFDEVIISPAMLNEHMPHMVMEGLNKVLENYNKGKTALLSAAKIMVSPTEVDLNPESMFVDTSKTQQPMPTTHHRRNSSVRSCAQSEISLDGFAECPPPPVPVVLRGARERLTVELRDRKAPLALMESLSDAESLYSLDSRRSSAALRGSPMLCGLPFSLDAPIPEENPSLSSRTELLAADCLCPDTPEHMGQVGPFFTPMDSISTPEYPMRLSPATPRSSGHDSPALLNQSVAAQPFQTEPNTNRKMLPDGDHQQMPGVYDPGSTPNAPLSPNIDSRENEDWETADKQFSAGSRPAASNPPPQLSNGNPSQAVLEFAQYLDSLFRLDGSCSPPLELSDGESESGRGSFGHGECLVDGQLLDDKQLLARATMEPNLVPKPPRTFAGSADPSSGISLSPSFPLSSSEELNDLSPGEGVLPAMHSLRTSSPCHLPEENTLASMV, encoded by the exons ATGCCTGGCATGGTAATGTTTCGGCGGCGCTGGTCAGTCGGCAGTGATGACCTGGTGCTGCCCGCCCTCTTCCTCTTTCTATTGCACTGCATCTG GTTGGTGGTTTTGTCCGTGGTTCTGTTCGGCCTCCCGTACGGCTCAGAGCAGTCGTGTTCTGTGACGCTGGTGGACCATGGCCGAGGGTACCTGGGCATCCTGGTCAGCTGCCTTATCTGTGAGAGCGCCATCATGTGGCTGAGTATGAGAGGCAGCATTCTGTACACACAGCCCAGGGAAGCTGTGCAGTACGTCATCTATATACGGCTAG CTATTCTCTTGGTGGAGTTCGTATATGCTGTGGTGGGAATTGCTTGGCTTGTCCAGTATTACCAACCTTGCTCTGATGTCACTGCCAAAAACTTAGCTCTGG GAATCGTTGCATGCAACTGGCTCGTGATATTCAGTGTCTGCATTACCCTCATGTGCACCTTTGATCCCACGGGTCGGACTTTTGTCAAACTTAAAGCCACCCGTCGGCGTCAGCGCAACCTCACCACGTACACACTCAG ACACAGGCTAGAGGAAGGCCAAGCGAGCAGCTGGAGCAGGAGACTGAAGTTCTTCATGTGCTGCACCAGAGCACAGGATACACAATCA GATGCGTATTCAGAAGTGGCCAGCCTTTTTGCAGAGTTCTTCAGAGACCTGGACATTGTGCCTAGTGATATCATTGCTGGCCTAGTTCTTCTCCGCCAGAGGCAGAGGTCTAAGAGATCATCTATCCTGGACCAG GGCAACAATGACATTTTAGCCTTCTTATCTGGAATGCCTGTCACTCGTAATACTCGATACCTGGACCTTAAGAACTCG GTCGAGATGAACATGTACAAGGATGTGTGTTACTACATGCTCTTCGCCCTGGCTGCATATGGTTGGCCCATGTACTTAATGAGGAAGCCTGTCTGCGGGCTGTGCCGCCTTGCCAGCTCCTGCCC CTGTATGTCAGTGTCCAGTTCGCGGATGACTCAGGCTGTGACAGTTGAGGAGGACAACTGTTGCAGCTGTAATGTCCTGGCCATACGGAGACACTTCCTGGACAGAGACCTCAAGCAGGTTCAGATTGTCTACACATCCTGCCACGATGCT GTTTACGAAACACCGTTTTTTGTGGCAGTGGACCATGCGAAAAAGAAAGTTGTAATCAGTATCAGAGGAACCCTGTCTCCAAAG GACGCCTTGACGGATCTGACGGGGGATTCTGAGCGTTTGCCCGTAGAGGAGCAGCACGGGACCTGGCTTGGCCACAAG GGGATGGTTTTCTCAGCAGAATACATTAAGAAGAAACTGGAGCAGGAAATGATCTTATCCCAAGCCTTTGGAAGAGACTTG AACAAGGGCACCATGCACTATGGGCTGGTGATAGTCGGGCACTCTCTTGGTGCAGGCACTGCTGCTATCCTCTCCTTCCTGCTGAGACCTCAGTATCCCACACTGCACTGCTACTCTTACTCTCCACCTGGTGGCCTTTTTAG TGAGGATGCCATGGAGTACTCAAAAGAGTTCGTCACATCTGTGGTATTAGGAAAAGACCTGGTACCAAG GCTGGGCCTGTCACAACTGGAGGGTTTCCGACGCCACCTTCTGGAAGTCCTGCAGAAAAGTAACAAGCCTAAG TGGAGGATCATTGCGGGAGGCACCAAATGCATCCCGAAATCAGAGCTTCCAGTGGAGGATGATGATCCTCAGTCTCAGCCAGCAGCGCCTCCCAGCAGTCGCCTGTGGCTCCACCCCAGTGATCTCAGCATTGCCCTTTCAGCCTCCACCCCCCTCTACCCTCCcggcaggatcatccatgtggTGCACAACCATCCTCCAGAGGCATG CTGTGGCCAGGAGGAGCCAACATACTCAGCTCTGTGGGGAGACAACAAGGCCTTCGATGAGGTCATCATATCACCCGCCATGCTCAACGAGCACATGCCGCACATGGTGATGGAGGGGCTGAACAAG GTTCTGGAGAACTACAACAAAGGGAAAACGGCTTTGCTCTCAGCAGCAAAGATCATGGTGAGCCCCACAGAAGTGGACTTGAACCCAGAGAGCATGTTCGTGGATACATCAAAAACTCAGCAGCCGATGCCTACAACCCACCACCGCAGGAACAGTAGTGTTCG tTCATGTGCGCAGTCTGAAATATCGCTGGATGGTTTCGCTGAGTGCCCTCCTCCCCCAGTTCCTGTAGTGCTGCGTGGAGCACGGGAGCGCCTGACAGTGGAGCTGAGGGACCGCAAAGCACCTTTAGCTCTCATGGAGAGTCTCTCAGACGCCGAATCCCTCTACAGTCTGGATTCCCGACGCTCCTCTGCTGCCCTTAGGGGTTCACCAATGCTGTGCGGCCTGCCGTTCTCTTTGGATGCCCCGATCCCCGAGGAGAACCCGTCTCTCAGCTCCCGCACTGAACTCCTGGCTGCCGACTGCCTCTGTCCGGACACACCAGAGCACATGGGACAGGTCGGGCCTTTCTTTACCCCAATGGACTCCATATCCACCCCAGAGTACCCCATGCGTCTGTCCCCCGCCACCCCCCGCAGCAGTGGACATGATTCCCCAGCTCTGCTAAACCAGAGCGTCGCGGCTCAGCCTTTTCAGACGGAGCCTAACACCAACCGAAAAATGCTTCCTGATGGGGACCACCAACAGATGCCTGGTGTCTACGATCCAGGGAGCACTCCTAACGCTCCCCTTAGCCCAAACATTGACTCTAGAGAAAATGAAGATTGGGAGACGGCAGATAAACAGTTTAGTGCGGGATCCAGACCGGCAGCTTCTAATCCTCCCCCGCAACTGTCCAATGGAAACCCCAGCCAGGCGGTGCTGGAGTTCGCCCAGTACTTAGACTCTCTTTTCAGACTGGACGGCAGCTGCTCCCCGCCTCTGGAGCTATCAGATGGGGAGTCAGAGTCTGGCCGGGGCTCCTTTGGGCACGGGGAGTGTCTCGTAGATGGACAGCTGTTGGATGACAAACAACTTCTTGCCAGAGCAACAATGGAGCCTAACTTAGTCCCCAAGCCTCCACGCACTTTTGCTGGATCTGCTGACCCCTCCTCAGGCATCTCTCTGTCCCCTTCCTTCCCTCTTTCGTCGTCTGAGGAGCTCAACGACCTTTCCCCAGGCGAGGGCGTCCTGCCAGCCATGCACTCCCTACGAACATCTAGCCCTTGCCACCTTCCTGAAGAGAACACACTAGCATCCATGGTGTAG
- the dagla gene encoding diacylglycerol lipase-alpha isoform X1: MPGMVMFRRRWSVGSDDLVLPALFLFLLHCIWLVVLSVVLFGLPYGSEQSCSVTLVDHGRGYLGILVSCLICESAIMWLSMRGSILYTQPREAVQYVIYIRLAILLVEFVYAVVGIAWLVQYYQPCSDVTAKNLALGIVACNWLVIFSVCITLMCTFDPTGRTFVKLKATRRRQRNLTTYTLRHRLEEGQASSWSRRLKFFMCCTRAQDTQSDAYSEVASLFAEFFRDLDIVPSDIIAGLVLLRQRQRSKRSSILDQGNNDILAFLSGMPVTRNTRYLDLKNSVEMNMYKDVCYYMLFALAAYGWPMYLMRKPVCGLCRLASSCPCMSVSSSRMTQAVTVEEDNCCSCNVLAIRRHFLDRDLKQVQIVYTSCHDAVYETPFFVAVDHAKKKVVISIRGTLSPKDALTDLTGDSERLPVEEQHGTWLGHKGMVFSAEYIKKKLEQEMILSQAFGRDLNKGTMHYGLVIVGHSLGAGTAAILSFLLRPQYPTLHCYSYSPPGGLFSEDAMEYSKEFVTSVVLGKDLVPRLGLSQLEGFRRHLLEVLQKSNKPKWRIIAGGTKCIPKSELPVEDDDPQSQPAAPPSSRLWLHPSDLSIALSASTPLYPPGRIIHVVHNHPPEACCGQEEPTYSALWGDNKAFDEVIISPAMLNEHMPHMVMEGLNKVLENYNKGKTALLSAAKIMVSPTEVDLNPESMFVDTSKTQQPMPTTHHRRNSSVRQKTFLRSCAQSEISLDGFAECPPPPVPVVLRGARERLTVELRDRKAPLALMESLSDAESLYSLDSRRSSAALRGSPMLCGLPFSLDAPIPEENPSLSSRTELLAADCLCPDTPEHMGQVGPFFTPMDSISTPEYPMRLSPATPRSSGHDSPALLNQSVAAQPFQTEPNTNRKMLPDGDHQQMPGVYDPGSTPNAPLSPNIDSRENEDWETADKQFSAGSRPAASNPPPQLSNGNPSQAVLEFAQYLDSLFRLDGSCSPPLELSDGESESGRGSFGHGECLVDGQLLDDKQLLARATMEPNLVPKPPRTFAGSADPSSGISLSPSFPLSSSEELNDLSPGEGVLPAMHSLRTSSPCHLPEENTLASMV, translated from the exons ATGCCTGGCATGGTAATGTTTCGGCGGCGCTGGTCAGTCGGCAGTGATGACCTGGTGCTGCCCGCCCTCTTCCTCTTTCTATTGCACTGCATCTG GTTGGTGGTTTTGTCCGTGGTTCTGTTCGGCCTCCCGTACGGCTCAGAGCAGTCGTGTTCTGTGACGCTGGTGGACCATGGCCGAGGGTACCTGGGCATCCTGGTCAGCTGCCTTATCTGTGAGAGCGCCATCATGTGGCTGAGTATGAGAGGCAGCATTCTGTACACACAGCCCAGGGAAGCTGTGCAGTACGTCATCTATATACGGCTAG CTATTCTCTTGGTGGAGTTCGTATATGCTGTGGTGGGAATTGCTTGGCTTGTCCAGTATTACCAACCTTGCTCTGATGTCACTGCCAAAAACTTAGCTCTGG GAATCGTTGCATGCAACTGGCTCGTGATATTCAGTGTCTGCATTACCCTCATGTGCACCTTTGATCCCACGGGTCGGACTTTTGTCAAACTTAAAGCCACCCGTCGGCGTCAGCGCAACCTCACCACGTACACACTCAG ACACAGGCTAGAGGAAGGCCAAGCGAGCAGCTGGAGCAGGAGACTGAAGTTCTTCATGTGCTGCACCAGAGCACAGGATACACAATCA GATGCGTATTCAGAAGTGGCCAGCCTTTTTGCAGAGTTCTTCAGAGACCTGGACATTGTGCCTAGTGATATCATTGCTGGCCTAGTTCTTCTCCGCCAGAGGCAGAGGTCTAAGAGATCATCTATCCTGGACCAG GGCAACAATGACATTTTAGCCTTCTTATCTGGAATGCCTGTCACTCGTAATACTCGATACCTGGACCTTAAGAACTCG GTCGAGATGAACATGTACAAGGATGTGTGTTACTACATGCTCTTCGCCCTGGCTGCATATGGTTGGCCCATGTACTTAATGAGGAAGCCTGTCTGCGGGCTGTGCCGCCTTGCCAGCTCCTGCCC CTGTATGTCAGTGTCCAGTTCGCGGATGACTCAGGCTGTGACAGTTGAGGAGGACAACTGTTGCAGCTGTAATGTCCTGGCCATACGGAGACACTTCCTGGACAGAGACCTCAAGCAGGTTCAGATTGTCTACACATCCTGCCACGATGCT GTTTACGAAACACCGTTTTTTGTGGCAGTGGACCATGCGAAAAAGAAAGTTGTAATCAGTATCAGAGGAACCCTGTCTCCAAAG GACGCCTTGACGGATCTGACGGGGGATTCTGAGCGTTTGCCCGTAGAGGAGCAGCACGGGACCTGGCTTGGCCACAAG GGGATGGTTTTCTCAGCAGAATACATTAAGAAGAAACTGGAGCAGGAAATGATCTTATCCCAAGCCTTTGGAAGAGACTTG AACAAGGGCACCATGCACTATGGGCTGGTGATAGTCGGGCACTCTCTTGGTGCAGGCACTGCTGCTATCCTCTCCTTCCTGCTGAGACCTCAGTATCCCACACTGCACTGCTACTCTTACTCTCCACCTGGTGGCCTTTTTAG TGAGGATGCCATGGAGTACTCAAAAGAGTTCGTCACATCTGTGGTATTAGGAAAAGACCTGGTACCAAG GCTGGGCCTGTCACAACTGGAGGGTTTCCGACGCCACCTTCTGGAAGTCCTGCAGAAAAGTAACAAGCCTAAG TGGAGGATCATTGCGGGAGGCACCAAATGCATCCCGAAATCAGAGCTTCCAGTGGAGGATGATGATCCTCAGTCTCAGCCAGCAGCGCCTCCCAGCAGTCGCCTGTGGCTCCACCCCAGTGATCTCAGCATTGCCCTTTCAGCCTCCACCCCCCTCTACCCTCCcggcaggatcatccatgtggTGCACAACCATCCTCCAGAGGCATG CTGTGGCCAGGAGGAGCCAACATACTCAGCTCTGTGGGGAGACAACAAGGCCTTCGATGAGGTCATCATATCACCCGCCATGCTCAACGAGCACATGCCGCACATGGTGATGGAGGGGCTGAACAAG GTTCTGGAGAACTACAACAAAGGGAAAACGGCTTTGCTCTCAGCAGCAAAGATCATGGTGAGCCCCACAGAAGTGGACTTGAACCCAGAGAGCATGTTCGTGGATACATCAAAAACTCAGCAGCCGATGCCTACAACCCACCACCGCAGGAACAGTAGTGTTCG aCAAAAAACATTTCTACG tTCATGTGCGCAGTCTGAAATATCGCTGGATGGTTTCGCTGAGTGCCCTCCTCCCCCAGTTCCTGTAGTGCTGCGTGGAGCACGGGAGCGCCTGACAGTGGAGCTGAGGGACCGCAAAGCACCTTTAGCTCTCATGGAGAGTCTCTCAGACGCCGAATCCCTCTACAGTCTGGATTCCCGACGCTCCTCTGCTGCCCTTAGGGGTTCACCAATGCTGTGCGGCCTGCCGTTCTCTTTGGATGCCCCGATCCCCGAGGAGAACCCGTCTCTCAGCTCCCGCACTGAACTCCTGGCTGCCGACTGCCTCTGTCCGGACACACCAGAGCACATGGGACAGGTCGGGCCTTTCTTTACCCCAATGGACTCCATATCCACCCCAGAGTACCCCATGCGTCTGTCCCCCGCCACCCCCCGCAGCAGTGGACATGATTCCCCAGCTCTGCTAAACCAGAGCGTCGCGGCTCAGCCTTTTCAGACGGAGCCTAACACCAACCGAAAAATGCTTCCTGATGGGGACCACCAACAGATGCCTGGTGTCTACGATCCAGGGAGCACTCCTAACGCTCCCCTTAGCCCAAACATTGACTCTAGAGAAAATGAAGATTGGGAGACGGCAGATAAACAGTTTAGTGCGGGATCCAGACCGGCAGCTTCTAATCCTCCCCCGCAACTGTCCAATGGAAACCCCAGCCAGGCGGTGCTGGAGTTCGCCCAGTACTTAGACTCTCTTTTCAGACTGGACGGCAGCTGCTCCCCGCCTCTGGAGCTATCAGATGGGGAGTCAGAGTCTGGCCGGGGCTCCTTTGGGCACGGGGAGTGTCTCGTAGATGGACAGCTGTTGGATGACAAACAACTTCTTGCCAGAGCAACAATGGAGCCTAACTTAGTCCCCAAGCCTCCACGCACTTTTGCTGGATCTGCTGACCCCTCCTCAGGCATCTCTCTGTCCCCTTCCTTCCCTCTTTCGTCGTCTGAGGAGCTCAACGACCTTTCCCCAGGCGAGGGCGTCCTGCCAGCCATGCACTCCCTACGAACATCTAGCCCTTGCCACCTTCCTGAAGAGAACACACTAGCATCCATGGTGTAG